The Strix uralensis isolate ZFMK-TIS-50842 chromosome 23, bStrUra1, whole genome shotgun sequence genome has a segment encoding these proteins:
- the UBXN10 gene encoding UBX domain-containing protein 10, protein MATAALLNLAPSHLSFPSSTAAAFSWTNAIDMHVTRPKSAKGRTRPSFSYSQSVEACPCRVPSSPPPAPPHRLVNSRRALSTKPAFPSGQVSPEEIPELLQQVPLRTSSSLNKYRVLPSIGWKGAGSGAVEAVAEQTDRLKVSGGQDAAPKIKTLPGEQGSASVLSESGVPDEESPHVQCPEKLGRKMRQESPLMSTLGLEEPPKEESRLLLAIRSPSGQRFEHHFKPTDSLQMVLAVAEQKMSAKYKRCCVETMEVPRRSFSDLRRSLHECGILHKSVLCIRWKEQHDADL, encoded by the coding sequence ATGGCCACAGCGGCTCTTCTGAACTTAGCACCATctcacctctccttcccttcaagcacagcagcagctttctcgTGGACAAACGCCATCGACATGCACGTCACCAGGCCAAAATCTGCCAAGGGACGCACGAGGCCAAGCTTCAGCTACTCTCAGAGCGTGGAAGCCTGTCCTTGCCGAGTGCCATCTTCcccaccaccagcccctcctCACAGATTAGTGAACAGCCGGAGAGCATTGTCCACGAAACCGGCATTCCCATCCGGCCAGGTGTCTCCTGAGGAAAtcccagagctcctgcagcaaGTGCCTTTGAGGACCTCCTCTTCCCTGAACAAGTACAGGGTGCTCCCCTCCATCGGCTGGAAAGGCGCAGGGAGCGGCGCCGTGGAAGCGGTGGCTGAACAGACCGACCGGCTgaaagtgagtggggggcaggATGCCGCTCCGAAAATCAAAACTCTTCCTGGAGAGCAAGGATCTGCCAGCGTGTTGTCAGAAAGCGGTGTCCCCGATGAAGAGAGCCCACACGTGCAgtgtcctgagaaactgggaagaaaaatgaggcaAGAAAGCCCTTTGATGTCAACTTTAGGTTTGGAAGAGCCACCGAAAGAAGAGTCGCGCTTGCTGCTCGCTATTCGATCCCCCTCTGGTCAGAGATTTGAACATCATTTCAAGCCCACCGACAGTCTCCAGATGGTCCTTGCCGTGgcagaacagaaaatgtcagCCAAATACAAACGCTGCTGCGTTGAAACGATGGAGGTGCCCCGAAGGAGTTTCTCTGACCTTAGGAGGTCCCTCCACGAATGTGGGATTCTCCACAAGTCCGTGCTGTGCATCCGATGGAAAGAGCAGCACGACGCAGATCTTTAG